The Aspergillus luchuensis IFO 4308 DNA, chromosome 7, nearly complete sequence genome has a segment encoding these proteins:
- a CDS encoding FAD-dependent oxidoreductase (COG:C;~EggNog:ENOG410PV1Z;~InterPro:IPR036188,IPR002938;~PFAM:PF01494;~go_function: GO:0071949 - FAD binding [Evidence IEA]), which produces MPAVQKAIIIGAGPAGLAAALQLHRNNNIAITVYELRPEPTTLGGAIGLFPNGMRLVHRLGLHKEVVARGFSVADMEMHSLPNGDIAKVDISRWASQKTGFGYLRIRRKDLQGVLLDAVAKDQIPVHYNKRIVSVTESPTDVTVTFSDGSTDTADILLGCDGLHSSVRRLHVDPSIVPEYSGIAGTQSVIDCAGLPEELSTHANAFLTRTGILAMMPCSPSGDKLFWFFSRETPIPHSESGNARDGWEERRQKEVAEYKDTILKIIGEGKGKWPEALTEMVNRTDVVGFYPIFRLPLGGKYHTSRTVLLGDAAHAMQPHAGQGVSMALEDVFLLSRLLKDDQRSLEDAFAKYEAIRRPRITEIYNLAAKNGKKRKDVSPWGLWVKEYMAWAAYGLYNRLGLEAWGIGQKHLVYDIDEVKI; this is translated from the exons ATGCCTGCTGTACAGAAG gccatcatcatcggtgcAGGTCCCGCCGGCCTGGCTGCCGCCCTCCAACTGCACCGTAACAACAATATCGCCATTACCGTATACGAGTTACGCCCGGAACCAACCACCCTAGGCGGTGCTATAGGTCTATTCCCAAATGGAATGCGCTTGGTCCATCGACTAGGGCTACATAAGGAAGTCGTCGCCCGCGGATTCTCCGTCGCCGACATGGAGATGCACTCTCTGCCAAACGGTGACATTGCCAAAGTCGACATCTCTCGCTGGGCAAGCCAAAAGACTGGCTTCGGATACTTGCGTATTCGTCGCAAAGACCTCCAGGGTGTTCTTCTTGACGCCGTTGCAAAAGACCAAATACCTGTCCACTACAACAAGCGCATTGTCTCCGTTACCGAGTCGCCAACAGATGTCACCGTGACCTTTTCCGACGGTTCAACTGATACAGCCGATATCCTGCTCGGATGCGATGGTCTTCACTCTAGTGTCCGTCGACTGCATGTCGACCCGTCCATTGTGCCCGAATACTCCGGTATCGCGGGAACGCAGTCCGTCATTGACTGCGCAGGCCTTCCGGAGGAGCTGAGTACGCATGCCAACGCTTTCCTCACTCGCACGGGTATTTTGGCGATGATGCCGTGCTCTCCGTCTGGCGATAAgctcttctggttcttctccCGGGAAACCCCTATCCCTCACTCGGAGTCGGGCAATGCGCGAGACGGATGGGAGGAGCGACGTCAAAAAGAGGTTGCTGAGTACAAGGATACCATCCTGAAGATCATCGGAGAAGGCAAAGGTAAATGGCCGGAGGCATTGACGGAGATGGTGAATCGGACGGACGTTGTTGGGTTTTATCCCATCTTCCGGCTCCCGCTAGGTGGGAAGTACCATACATCTCGAACGGTGCTGCTCGGGGATGCAGCGCATGCGATGCAGCCTCATGCGGGCCAAGGAGTGTCCATGGCATTGGAGGATGTGTTTCTGCTATCGCGGTTACTGAAAGACGATCAGCGGAGCTTGGAAGATGCATTTGCCAAATACGAGGCGATCCGCAGACCGCGCATCACGGAGATATACAATCTGGCTGCCAAGAACGGAAAGAAGCGAAAAGATGTCAGTCCGTGGGGGTTGTGGGTGAAGGAGTATATGGCGTGGGCTGCTTATGGACTATATAACCGATTAGGGTTGGAAGCTTGGGGAATTGGTCAGAAGCATTTGGTCTATGATATTGATGAGGTGAAgatctga
- a CDS encoding uncharacterized protein (COG:E;~EggNog:ENOG410Q22P;~InterPro:IPR004841;~PFAM:PF13520,PF00324;~TransMembrane:12 (i46-63o69-90i117-144o156-178i190-210o236-255i267-287o319-343i370-389o395-421i442-464o476-494i);~go_component: GO:0016020 - membrane [Evidence IEA];~go_process: GO:0055085 - transmembrane transport [Evidence IEA]) yields the protein MTQKVDVKDIVVDTDLEKTDVAKGDSELLGANEDVGYHRSLSSRQIMMMTFGAGVGTGLWVGTGTALKYAGPGGIAVAYTITAFIVYLQYTSIGEMTTFKPVHGGFIRQCIEYVEPAFGFAVGINFWFSWVICIPAEITAAVSVLEFWPATEVVPLAAYITIFLVVIAAANCFGVRIYGHVEYIMSFVKVLAIFVMIFFMFIMTSGGIPATHGPIEFRYWRNPGAFNNGIKGISKAFVQALFSFGGGEHIAVIAGEAKDPRRTIKRTVYPVFWRMFSFFVVNIWLVGMCVPYDDENLINGSGTLGSPFVIAIERAGVMWLAHIINGFIFLTVVSCGITSAYIASRSLAALSDMAILHPFFGRKDNVGRPYVSLALSLTIGGALCYLNCSDTGATVYGWFSSLVSVSALFQWSGIFISHIRFRQGLAAQGIDRKTLPFRDRMAPYAQYLGLVVVLFIAGCEFYLACFPFGEKGSAKTWFSSYIAAPLFFLDYFGYKIYYRSKLVRPSEMDFSAAAAFDEEDRARAAVGYEADTGTMSKIWQYIKNLIFG from the exons ATGACGCAGAAGGTGGACGTCAAAGACATCGTTGTCGACACCGACCTGGAAAAGACAGATGTTGCCAAGGGAGACAGTGAGCTCTTAGGAGCGAACGAAGATGTTGGTTACCATCGGTCGCTCAGTAGTCGTcagattatgatgatgaccttcGGCGCTGGTGTGGGAACTGGCTT ATGGGTCGGTACAGGTACTGCACTGAAGTATG CTGGCCCTGGTGGCATTGCCGTTGCATACACCATCACTGC ATTCATAGTGTACTTACAGTATACCTCGATCGGTGAAATGACGACCTTCAAGCCGGTCCATGGAGGCTTTATTAGACAATGCATTGAATACGTGGAGCCCGCATTCGGATTCGCGGTCGGTATCAATTTCTGGTTCTCG TGGGTGATTTGCATTCCTGCCGAAATAACTGCAGCTGTTTCTGTGCTTGAATTCTGGCCAGCAACAGAGGTTGTCCCACTTGCAGCGTATATAACTATCTTCCTGGTAGTCATTGCCGCAGCCAATTGTTTCGGTGTCCGGATCTACGGTCATGTTGAGTATATCATGTCTTTCGTCAAGGTTTTGGCGATATTTGTCATGATTTTCTTCATGTTCATTATGACTTCGGGCGGTATCCCGGCCACACATGGCCCAATCGAATTCCGCTACTGGCGCAATCCCGGCGCATTCAACAATGGCATCAAAGGTATCTCTAAGGCGTTTGTCCAAGCGCTGTTCAGCTTCGGTGGCGGAGAGCATATCGCAGTCATTGCTGGAGAAGCCAAGGACCCCCGCCGGACCATCAAGAGGACTGTATACCCCGTGTTTTGGCGCATGTTTTCGTTCTTCGTGGTCAATATTTGGCTCGTGGGAATGTGTGTTCCTTACGACGATGAAAACCTCATCAATGGAAGTGGCACATTAGGGAGCCCGTTCGTCATTGCCATTGAGCGTGCAGGCGTGATGTGGCTAGCGCACATCATAAACGGCTTCATATTCTTGACAGTGGTTAGCTGTGGCATTACCAGTGCCTACATCGCTAGCCGCAGTCTTGCAGCCTTGTCTGACATGGCCATTTTGCATCCTTTCTTCGGCCGCAAAGACAATGTCGGGAGGCCCTACGTCTCTCTAGCCCTCAGCCTCACTATAGGAGGGGCTTTATGCTACCTCAACTGTAGCGACACCGGAGCTACCGTCTATGGCTGGTTCTCATCTCTG GTATCTGTATCTGCCTTATTCCAATGGTCGGGAATCTTCATCTCCCACATCCGATTCCGACAAGGTCTTGCTGCGCAGGGTATCGATAGAAAGACACTGCCTTTCCGAGACCGAATGGCTCCTTACGCCCAGTATCTTGGTCTCGTTGTGGTTCTCTTCATCGCAGGATGCGAATTTTACTTAGCGTGCTTCCCCTTCGGCGAGAAGGGGTCTGCAAAGACTTGGTTTTCATCCTACATCGCGGCGCCTCTATTCTTCCTAGATTACTTCGGCTACAAG ATCTACTATCGCTCCAAGCTGGTACGGCCGTCAGAAATGGACTTCTCGGCGGCAGCTGCttttgatgaagaagatcgggCGAGGGCGGCTGTTGGTTATGAGGCAGACACCGGAACAATGAGCAAGATTTGGCAGTACATCAAGAATCTTATTTTTGGCTAG
- the NST1 gene encoding putative stress response protein Nst1 (COG:S;~EggNog:ENOG410PKGG;~InterPro:IPR025279;~PFAM:PF13945) encodes MAPPQTPRPNPGSTMSDPASTSIPAHATNGEAHAPNDHHHDQLPLSDSKPVSVNRKKQKRRQKQAARLAAERQFGNGHISADMSEQNGLSPTAPASHVSDEHDLDERANGETYYEEIHDATHDLDDHPPSLSNGQSGQQNATARKSKKKKGKKNRAGSQTMGDESSTPLSTPSVSMSQHLPPPLPPHLPHTLLKTGKDRSIWNTSTQEERENIKTFWLELGEEERRQLVKVEKDAVLKKMKEQQKHSCSCTVCGRKRTAIEEELEVLYDAYYEELEQYANNNQGSFEKGPPMVPPPRLYHPPLRSPGQHTRTQGQFHHSRGRIHELPEDDEDLEEDYDEDDEDDEPYSDDDYEDEETRAARADFFAFGNSLTVKDGILTVADDLLKNDGKHFIDMMEQLAERRMQREEDTQYGIAAAHQSLHGGHNHGPLDDDDYDEEEDEDYDSQEDEDYEEDEMVSSGNWPGGDAVQADSFLQDAMTEEQRMEEGRRMFQIFAARMFEQRVLTAYREKVAEQRQQKLIEELMEEQTRNEQRNAKKAREAQKRKDKKKLQKQAKEEEKARREAEKAAEEAAAKAEQEKKLEEQRRKREEQKKKREAERKAQEAERLRKEAEKQKRLREERERQAEIERKQREQKELEKKRREEARQNDLREKKTKDERERQVKDAQTRREAAPKTENEGQEKRDPQAKRVSHTGPVPIPASLQHAQALPAYLQSPHYQIATPIVPKAPTPARPRQPSQQGSHTSSPRSQPASTEPSQVSISPRSMAPSQSSGASSVTSKQGHGQPPLLHHPQPSTPLSPLGALNRSHPPGFSPSNPPGLGLVSRPPIGHELPSYPPHSGPLMNQLRGFPAPNGLPVLPSMNGTRPMPPGRGFPLDPGHGLAFHQQPITNAFAAQPSGLSHAHSRQPSSSFERSPLDAHAFPISRPSPIKRPSSTQQDQNNRSAQRDVDDLSAHLGSSALLDDSDVPFTSNLSQSLPGATAPGTFPGPTRASFAGTSLFADPLAKHSGFPIGPSVGNTWSTQIPFGTSPFPSAPTWGTGPGSGWSNNAFAPGGHHRAHASRPVTIRLLVIQACKQLNMMSPSKGASGYHDVNVVLRQVNQLRPANEPPISLKEMLDICDTEGNTQNGGGSFSIRSDETGECVKFEPDTNSASSGHRGSIVPGEIGSPVPSSSLPAFGGIGSSTPSVLRQFSSPTGF; translated from the exons ATGGCTCCGCCGCAAACGCCCCGGCCGAATCCCGGTTCCACAATGTCCGATCCTGCGTCGACATCCATCCCTGCACACGCCACGAACGGCGAGGCCCATGCGCCcaacgaccaccaccacgaccaacTTCCCTTATCAGACTCCAAACCCGTGTCGGTCAACCGCAAGAAGCAAAAACGCAGACAAAAACAGGCCGCCCGCTTGGCTGCGGAGCGTCAGTTCGGAAACGGCCACATCTCCGCGGACATGTCTGAGCAGAACGGTCTGAGCCCTACCGCGCCAGCGTCTCATGTATCCGACGAGCACGACCTCGACGAACGCGCCAACGGCGAAACGTACTATGAGGAAATTCACGACGCGACACATGATCTGGACGACCACCCGCCGAGTCTGTCAAACGGGCAATCGGGACAACAAAATGCCACGGCTCGGaaatccaagaagaagaaaggaaagaagaatcgGGCCGGCTCGCAGACCATGGGCGACGAAAGTTCGACACCACTGTCCACTCCTTCCGTCTCCATGTCACAGCATCTGCCCCCGCCATTACCGCCGCATCTGCCTCATACGCTTCTGAAGACGGGTAAGGACCGCAGCATTTGGAACACCTCCACGCAAGAAGAGCGAGAGAACATCAAGACGTTCTGGCTTGagcttggggaggaggagcgacGCCAGCTCGTCAAGGTTGAAAAGGATGCGGTCTTGAAAAAGatgaaggagcagcagaaacaCTCGTGCAGTTGTACCGTATGTGGGAGGAAAAGGACAGCTAtcgaggaggaattggaagTACTATACGACGCCTACTATGAGGAGTTGGAACAGTacgccaacaacaaccaagGCTCGTTCGAAAAGGGCCCGCCCATGGTCCCGCCTCCGCGTTTATACCACCCGCCTCTACGATCACCCGGTCAACATACACGGACGCAAGGCCAATTTCATCACTCGCGAGGCCGAATTCATGAGTTGCcggaagacgacgaggatctggaggaggactacgatgaagatgatgaggatgacgagccGTACAGCGACGACGAttacgaagacgaagagaccCGTGCAGCCCGCGCAGATTTCTTCGCCTTTGGGAATAGTCTAACTGTCAAAG ATGGCATCCTTACAGTCGCGGACGATCTGTTAAAGAACGACGGGAAACATTTCATCGACATGATGGAGCAATTAGCTGAGCGCCGAATGCAACGTGAAGAGGATACCCAGTACGGCATAGCAGCAGCACACCAATCCCTCCATGGCGGCCACAACCACGGTCCTCTAGATGACGACGATtacgacgaggaagaggatgaggactaCGATAgtcaggaagatgaagattatgaggaggatgaaatgGTCAGCTCCGGGAACTGGCCGGGTGGTGATGCAGTGCAAGCTGACTCGTTTCTGCAGGACGCCATGACGGAAGAGCAACGCATGGAGGAAGGCCGACGGATGTTCCAAATATTTGCGGCCCGAATGTTCGAACAGCGCGTCTTGACAGCCTATCGAGAAAAGGTCGCAGAACAACGTCAGCAGAAACTGATCGAGGAACTGATGGAGGAGCAAACGCGGAACGAGCAACGAAACGCCAAGAAAGCGCGGGAGGctcagaagaggaaggataagaagaagcTCCAAAAGCaggccaaggaggaagagaaggcgcgaagggaggcggagaaggcggCCGAGGAAGCTGCGGCCAAGGCTgaacaggagaagaagctggaagagcaaagGAGGAAGCGCGAggaacaaaagaagaagcgagaAGCAGAACGCAAAGCCCAAGAAGCGGAGCGTCTCCGtaaggaggcggagaagcaaAAGCGGTTACGCGAAGAAAGAGAGCGACAGGCCGAGATTGAGAGAAAGCAACGAGAgcagaaggagctggagaagaagcgacgAGAAGAAGCACGGCAAAATGACCtgcgggagaagaagacgaaggatgAGCGAGAACGTCAAGTCAAGGATGCGCAGACACGTCGGGAGGCCGCCCCCAAGACCGAGAACGAAGGTCAGGAGAAACGCGATCCCCAAGCGAAACGAGTGTCGCATACAGGACCGGTTCCGATCCCAGCCAGCTTGCAACACGCCCAGGCGCTCCCTGCATACTTGCAGTCGCCGCATTACCAAATCGCCACTCCTATTGTCCCCAAAGCTCCGACACCTGCCAGGCCGCGGCAACCGTCTCAACAGGGCTCCCATACATCGTCTCCGCGGTCCCAGCCTGCAAGCACCGAGCCATCGCAAGTATCCATTTCCCCACGATCGATGGCGCCGTCGCAGTCGTCAGGAGCGTCCAGCGTTACGTCCAAGCAGGGTCATGGACAACCGCCGTTgcttcaccacccccagCCCTCGACTCCCCTGTCTCCCCTTGGTGCGTTGAACCGCTCTCATCCACCCGGATTCTCGCCATCGAACCCGCCTGGCTTGGGCCTGGTCTCCCGTCCGCCGATTGGTCATGAGTTGCCTTCATACCCGCCGCATTCGGGTCCGCTGATGAACCAACTGCGAGGGTTTCCTGCGCCAAATGGACTGCCCGTGCTTCCAAGCATGAACGGAACTCGTCCTATGCCTCCGGGACGTGGCTTTCCGCTCGATCCAGGACATGGTCTAGCATTCCATCAGCAGCCCATAACCAATGCGTTCGCTGCGCAGCCGAGCGGGCTGTCTCATGCTCATTCCAGACAGCCGTCCAGCTCGTTTGAGCGGTCGCCTCTGGATGCGCATGCGTTCCCGATCTCCCGGCCTAGCCCTATCAAGCGCCCGTCAAGCACCCAACAAGACCAGAACAACCGGTCAGCGCAGCGCGATGTGGATGATCTAAGTGCGCATCTGGGCAGCAGTGCTCTTCTCGATGACAGTGATGTTCCGTTTACTTCGAATCTCTCCCAGTCGCTTCCTGGCGCGACTGCTCCTGGCACCTTCCCTGGACCGACCCGAGCCAGCTTTGCAGGAACGTCCCTCTTCGCAGATCCCCTAG CCAAGCATAGTGGTTTCCCGATTGGCCCGAGTGTAGGAAACACGTGGAGTACACAGATTCCCTTCGGCACGTCTCCTTTCCCCAGCGCTCCCACATGGGGAACAGGACCTG GAAGTGGCTGGTCCAACAACGCATTTGCCCCCGGCGGTCACCACCGTGCGCATGCCTCTCGGCCCGTGACGATACGACTGCTGGTCATCCAAGCCTGCAAGCAACTCAACATGATGAGCCCTTCCAAGGGAGCCAGTGGGTACCATGATGTGAACGTTGTCCTTCGTCAGGTAAATCAGCTACGGCCGGCCAATGAGCCTCCGATCTCGTTGAAGGAAATGCTGGACATCTGCGACACAGAAGGCAACACGCAGAACGGAGGCGGATCGTTCTCGATCAGGAGCGACGAAACGGGCGAATGTGTCAAGTTTGAACCGGACACCAACAGTGCGTCCTCAGGTCACAGAGGCAGCATTGTCCCCGGGGAAATCGGCAGTCCGGTTCCCAGTAGCAGTCTTCCAGCGTTCGGCGGGATCGGTTCATCGACACCATCCGTGCTCCGGCAGTTTTCTTCTCCTACGGGGTTCTAG
- a CDS encoding uncharacterized protein (COG:E;~EggNog:ENOG410PKRR;~InterPro:IPR036412,IPR023198,IPR023214) translates to MTGSKNVVFDIVGTLVSYDVLFDAIDTQLGDRLRVEGIKPSLLGYTWIEVAEREYTYLSLSGQYKTFATCLELLFWRMLKMAGIQDPRSFATKSDLEFIMSRYAKLGLRPGAAECVTKLRDAGFTVWALTAGDAARVGGYFANAGLEWPAENLKSCDSQGIGKPDLRVYQPLLEQLSQHGQPWFAAGHMWDVSAARRAGYKGAYCSIWEKEPIVELFGEMEVMADTLPAMADKIIAAENK, encoded by the exons ATGACCGGCAGTAAGAATGTGGTGTTCGACATTGTCGGCACACTGGTCTCCTACGACGTCCTTTTCGATGCGATCGACACGCAACTGGGCGACCGTCTCCGTGTGGAGGGGATCAAGCCTTCCTTGTTAGGATACACCTGGATCGAGGTCGCAGAGCGCGAGTACACATATCTGAGCTTGTCAGGCCAGTATAAAACATTCGCTACTTGTCTGGAATTGCTCTTCTGGCGAATGCTCAAGATGGCAGGCATCCAAGACCCGCGAAGCTTTGCCACAAAGAGCGATCTCGAGTTTATCATGAGTAGGTATGCCAAACTTGGACTCCGCCCAGGAGCGGCCGAGTGCGTCACTAAGTTGCGTGATGCTGGGTTCACTGTCTGGGCGCTCACAGCGGGGGACGCCGCGAGAGTGGGGGGTTATTTCGCCAACGCTGGACTTGAATGGCCCGCAGAGAATCTGAAATCCTGTGACTCGCAGGGAATAGGCAAGCCAGACTTGCGGGTGTACCAACCGCTCCTCGAGCAGCTCTCCCAGCACGGACAACCCTGGTTTGCTGCTGGACATATGTGGGACGTTTCGGCGGCTCGCCGTGCGGG GTATAAAGGAGCGTACTGCAGCATCTGGGAAAAGGAGCCGATTGTGGAATTATTTGGAGAGATGGAAGTCATGGCAGACACTCTGCCAGCGATGGCTGACAAGATAATTGCTGCGGAAAATAAGTGA
- a CDS encoding uncharacterized protein (COG:I;~EggNog:ENOG410PJU0;~InterPro:IPR042099,IPR000873,IPR020845;~PFAM:PF00501) — MAACNGTESWVRGGEKFRGHRLLPDILDYYAHDEPDRVFAAIPKTKSVMDGYKDISVKKMATAVDHMAWWLERAFDGVPKKTTLAYIGPPDLRYPILLLALMKCGWNAMFVSPQNTPIQNLGLLQEASVYGLLYADVMCSAAESLQQFDPFMQSLPVPTLAELFKSRSSPFHWNASFEEFQNQRCLILHTSGTTGQPKLVQYTHGTLACADNDTFMSVPEGRRAQNADQFNFSPPGRYYSPFPPHHLAGLHAFTLLPLISRTAAFVMGPLTVPPSGALLSSIMKQQPQIRAIYVPPFLVEQWVLEPDAYDQARRLDFILCGGAALAPSVGNKLSEVTNIRQMYGSIETCHIQALNPQPGEWQYIEFNNLPEIEMEAVGDDVYELVLHPTESSRPYLSLAHNYPMVHTWRTKDLFKPHPTKAGLWHFHSRTEDIIVLENGLKVWPIPMETILRGDPHVTGALIVGNGRPEPVLLIEARQSSYQEMSRDELLDAIWPSVVEANSVASEHAIIQRSRIVLCPPQLGFFRTPKGTVMRKPTESLYAELISATFTEEDDSSSGDEYDFSGDRTELGMREAELLTAT, encoded by the exons ATGGCTGCTTGTAACGGCACGGAGTCGTGGGTTCGGGGCGGGGAAAAGTTTAGAGGACATCGGCTGCTTCCTGACATTCTCGATTACTACGCCCATGACGAGCCCGATCGTGTATTCGCTGCTATCCCCAAGACGAAGAGCGTCATGGATGGTTACAAAGACATAAGCGTGAAAAAGATGGCGACGGCAGTAGATCATATGGCTTGGTGGCTTGAACGCGCTTTCGACGGAGTACCCAAAAAGACAACACTGGCCTACATTGGCCCTCCTGACCTCCGCTACCCCATTTTGCTGCTGGCACTCATGAAGTGCGGGTGGAAT GCAATGTTCGTCTCTCCTCAAAACACCCCCATTCAGAATTTGGGCCTTTTGCAGGAAGCAAGCGTCTATGGCCTTCTCTATGCGGACGTTATGTGCTCGGCAGCAGAAAGCCTTCAGCAATTCGACCCCTTCATGCAATCTTTGCCGGTGCCAACACTGGCCGAGCTTTTCAAGTCCAGGTCATCTCCATTTCATTGGAATGCCTCTTTTGAAGAATTCCAGAACCAGCGTTGTCTGATTCTGCACACCTCCGGCACGACAGGCCAGCCAAAACTGGTCCAATACACCCACGGGACTCTCGCCTGCGCTGACAATGATACATTTATGTCTGTCCCAGAAGGACGTCGTGCGCAGAATGCAGATCAGTTCAATTTCTCTCCACCAGGACGCTATTACTCCCCCTTTCCGCCTCACCAC CTCGCTGGCCTCCATGCCTTCACCCTTTTGCCTCTCATCTCACGTACGGCTGCTTTCGTCATGGGCCCTCTTACCGTCCCACCCAGCGGGGCCCTGCTGAGCTCCATCATGAAACAACAGCCGCAGATACGAGCCATCTATGTTCCCCCGTTTCTGGTGGAGCAGTGGGTGCTTGAACCAGATGCTTATGACCAGGCACGACGGCTTGATTTCATCCTTTGTGGCGGAGCGGCGTTGGCACCTAGTGTTGGGAATAAGCTCAGTGAGGTAACTAATATACGCCAGATGTATGGCTCTATTGAGACATGTCACATCCAGGCGCTCAATCCCCAGCCAGGAGAGTGGCAATATATCGAGTTCAACAATCTGCCGGAAATTGAGATGGAGGCTGTGGGTGATGACGTCTATGAGCTGGTTCTGCACCCAACCGAGAGCTCACGGCCATATCTATCCCTTGCTCATAATTATCCCATGGTACACACGTGGCGCACTAAGGATCTATTCAAGCCTCATCCCACCAAAGCTGGTTTGTGGCACTTTCATTCGCGCACCGAAGATATAATCGTGCTGGAGAATGGGCTCAAAGTGTGGCCTATTCCCATGGAGACTATTCTGAGAGGAGATCCTCATGTTACAGGGGCTTTGATTGTGGGGAATGGTCGTCCCGAACCCGTGCTTCTCATTGAAGCCAGGCAAAGCTCCTATCAAGAAATGAGTAGAGACGAGCTACTGGACGCCATTTGGCCATCTGTCGTCGAAGCCAATTCCGTTGCCTCCGAGCACGCAATCATCCAGCGATCCCGGATTGTTTTGTGTCCACCGCAGCTCGGGTTTTTCCGGACACCTAAAGGGACGGTCATGAGGAAGCCAACCGAGTCCCTGTATGCCGAACTGATCTCTGCGACATTcacggaagaggatgacAGTAGCAGCGGTGATGAGTATGACTTTTCTGGCGACCGAACAGAACTCGGCATGCGCGAGGCAGAGCTCCTGACTGCGACCTGA